The Saprospiraceae bacterium genome contains the following window.
GATACGTTAATAATTCAGGATATTTTAAATCCGGATCCAATTCAATTTTATCCTTATGCATAAAATAGCTAGGGTATGATTTTCTTAATTGACTAAGAGATTTATTTTGTAAAATCATATTAGAAAGGATCAATGCAATTCCAACCAATGAATCACGCCCATAATGCAAATCTGGAAGTATAATTCCGCCATTTCCTTCTCCGCCAATACATGCATTGGTTTCTTTCATTTTTTTTACAACGTGAGCTTCTCCAACCGGGCTTGCAAAATAACTACTGCCTTTTAATGCACATAAATCACCCAAGGCTCTGGATGAGGATAAATTCGAAACAGCGTTTCCGGGTTTTATTTGCATCATGTAGTCTGCTGCAGTAACCAGGGTATATTCTTCACCAAAGTAATTTCCATTTTCATCGACTAGAGCCAGTCGATCTACATCGGGGTCTACTGCGATGCCAAGGTCAAAATGTTGTGATGCGGTAACCTGCATCAATTCAGTTAGATGTTGTGGTAAGGGTTCTGGATTGTGGGCAAATTCACCTGTAATTTCTTTATTTAATAAGAGAAATTCAATATTTAATGCATCAAACAATACAGGCAATGCCAATGCTGCGGTTGAATTAATACAATCTGCAACAATTTTAAAATTTCTGGAACGTATCGATTCAACTGGTATAAAAGGTAGGCATAGAATAGCATCTACATGTCGTTGTATGGATTGGGGGTCTGTTTCAATACGACCTAATTGGTCCACCTTCGCGTAATCAAATTGTGTATCCTGACTCCAATTTAGTATTTGAATTCCTTCTTCTGCAGAAATAAACTCTCCCGATGCATTTAATAATTTTAATGCATTCCAATTTTTTGGATTATGACTGGCAGTAAGTATAATGCCTCCATCTGCCTTGTGATATGGAACGGCCATTTCAACAGAGGGCGTTGTGCTTAAACCCGTTTGAATGACATCAACACCCATAAATTGTAAACTTGAACAAACAAACTGCGATAAGATTTCGCCACTCATACGTCCGTCTCTACCAATTACTACTTTAGGTCGTTCTGTTTTCAATTGAAGCAAACGAACATAAGCAGTTGTGAATTTTAAAAGGTCTAACGGACTTAAATTTTCACCTGGAAAACCACCAATGGTGCCTCGTATTCCGGAAATTGATGTAATTAAACTCAAGGCTTTAAATTTTTACCCTGCAAAAGTATTAATTTCGGGCTTGAATTCATTAAAACAATAAATGAAGGAATGGTTTGAAGAATGGTTTGATACGGTATATTATTATAATTTGTACTATCAACGAAATGAAAACGAGGCAGATGCTTTTGTAGAGCGACTTGTTAATGTATTGAAGATACCGGCATATTCCCGAATATTAGATGTTGCCTGTGGGAATGGACGACATGCACTGGCTTTTAATCAATTGGGATATGATGTAACCGGAATTGACCTCTCCTTTACTAAAATTCGGGAAAATCTCCGTTTTGAAAAAGAAGATTTGCATTTCTACAGGCACGATATGCGGCAATTGTTCCGAATTAATTACTTTGATGTGGTTTTAAATTTATTTACCAGTTTTGGATACTTTAAATCTCATTATGACGAACTAAATGCAGCATCGGCCATTGCAGCGAATGTTAAGGAGGGAGGTCTTTGTGTAATTGATTATTTTAATGCTGCGTATATCCGAAAACATTTACTATCAGAAGAAAAACTGGAGTCGGGTGGATATTGTTTTCTTATTCAGAAGCAATTGGAATTGCATTGGATTTCTAAAAAAATTTGCGTAATTGAAGAAGATAAATGCTCAATATTTTATGAAAAAGTCAGATTGTATCAGACACATGACTTAATCAATTTATTTAGTCAGTTTGGACTGCACATTTATAAAATATTTGGTTCGTATCAATTAGATGAATACATTCCTGAACTTTCCGAGCGAATGATTTTGGTATTTAAAAAATGAAACACGCAACATGATTAAATACTTGAATCATTTGGATCATGAATTGTTTGAATGGATTCAACTGTATATGCGATCCTCAATGTTAGATCCCTTTTTTTTAGCTTTCAGAGACAAAAATTTTTGGATTCCGCTTTATGTATTTTTGATTAGTTGGGTAAGTTTCAATTTTGGAAAAAACACCTGGAAGGTATTTGTTTTATGTATAATGACAGTAATCATTACAGATCAAATGAATAGCAGTGTGTTTAAAAAATATTTTCAGCGAGACCGTCCTTGTAATGAGCTTTATTTTAAAGATCAATTTGTATCTGCATTGCCATGCTCTGGTGGATATAGTTTCCCATCATCTCATGCCACAAATCATATGGGTGTAGCCGTTATGATCTTTCTAATTTGTGGTAGACTCTTAGGAAGATTGAAGTGGCTTTTTATTTTTTGGGCGCTCCTCATAGGGTTTTCACAGATTTATGTAGGCGTACATTTTCCAATTGATGTGCTGGTTGGATGGTTAGAAGGTGCCTTTTGGGCACTAAGTTTATTTTGGCTGAGTCAATACCTTAATTTGTTTAAAATCAATCCGAATCAATCCCTTTAGGAATTTGTTAATCCCTAGACGAGTTTATCCAACGCGACTCTGATTCTTTTAATAGATTCAACAATGCGTTCTTCAGATAGTGAATATGAAATCCTGAGACAATCTGGAGCGCCAAATGCAATGCCATTTACAACGGCTACTTTGGCTTCTTGTAAAAGATATATTGCCAAATCATCTGAATTTTCGATGATTCCCGTATCGTATTTCTTACCAAAACAAGATTTTACATTCGGTAAAACATAAAAAGCGCCTTGTGGTTTATTGACTTGCCACTCTGGGAGTAGCTTTATTTCTTCCAATAATCGGTTTCGCCTTTTTTCAAATGCTTGACACATATCATAGGTCGGCTTAAGGTCAGATTCTAGGGCAAGACAGGCTGCCTTTTGACTAAAAGATGCTGCTCCTGAAGTAAATTGTCCTTGAATTTTGATACAAGCATTAATAACATCCGATGGACCACCCATATAACCAAGTCTCCATCCAGTCATTGAAAAGCCCTTAGAGAAGCCATTAATGGTTGCCGTACGCTGATTCATATCTGGAAGGGAACCAATGCTCATGTGTTGCGATCCAAATTGAATGTATTCATAAATCTCATCAGAGACAATGAGGATCTCTGGATAATCCCTTAAGACATCCGCATAAAGTTGCATGTCTTCTTTGCTAAACACCGTACCGGTTGGATTACAGGGGCTTGAAAACACAAACATCCGTGTCCTGGAACTTATTGCATCTCTAAGCTGCTGAGCGGAAGGTTTAAAATCCTTATCAACGTCTGCAAAAACACAAACTGGTGTAGCCCCAGCCAATTTAATAATTTCGTAATAGGATACCCAATATGGGGAAAACAGAACGACTTCATCACCAGCTTCCAAAAGCGCAAAACACAAGTTAGCAAAGCATTGTTTTGCGCCATTTGAAACGATTATTTCTTCCGGACTGTAATGGAGTTGGTTGTCTTTTTTAAATTTTTTAGAGATGGCCTGGCGCAATTCCAGGGTCCCTGCTACGGGTGTGTATTTGGTATATCCGTCACGAATGGCTTGAATTGCGGCCTGTTTTATATGTTCAGGGGTATCAAAATCTGGTTCTCCCAGACTTAAATTGATGACATCATGGCCCTGAGCTGTCATTTGTCTGGCAAGTTGTGCCATTTTTAAGGTGGCAGACTCAGTCATCAGCTGGGCCCTTTGAGCTATTTTAAACATCGTGCAAATGTCTGAATAATTGCTGATACGAACTTCTTAAAATAAAAAAACCGGGAGCAAGTCCCGGTTTTAAAAGGAATAGGATCCAAACGATTTCTATCGTAAATGGAAAAATTTATAAGTCTTTGAATCCGTAGAATCTTTAATTCGTATAAAATACACATTGGTACTTAAATTTTCAGTTGAAATCAATATTTCATGAGGACCTGATTCCAATTGAATAATTGGAATTTGTTTGCTTTCCAGATTAAACAGTTCCAATTTAAGATCTGCTGGAATTAATTGCTCAGAAAATAAGCCTACTGTTCCTGATGAATTATTTACAATCAACCGTTTAATACTGAATTTTGATGGATCATTGCTTACGCAATCTATGGTCCGAAATTCAATAACAGAACAACAGCCCGGATTATCATTCTCGCAGATTTTTATAAAGTCGAAATCCCGACCACTTTGTTTGAAATTATTAATAATAAGGGGCAAAGAATCAAATCTAAAAAATCCAATATTTTTTGTTCTGTCAAACACATCAAAAAATGAGTTGGTGGTTCCTTGATATTTAAAATCTATTTTCAAAGCATACTCATCTGGACCGGTACAATTTAATGGGGTTGCTTTGACATCAAATATGCGACAAGGCTCTCCTTGAGGCTTGCAACAAGGTCTTTCTATATAGCGATCTGTAAAAATGGTTGTATCCTTCTGGTCTCTAATGCGGAATT
Protein-coding sequences here:
- the glmM gene encoding phosphoglucosamine mutase, whose amino-acid sequence is MSLITSISGIRGTIGGFPGENLSPLDLLKFTTAYVRLLQLKTERPKVVIGRDGRMSGEILSQFVCSSLQFMGVDVIQTGLSTTPSVEMAVPYHKADGGIILTASHNPKNWNALKLLNASGEFISAEEGIQILNWSQDTQFDYAKVDQLGRIETDPQSIQRHVDAILCLPFIPVESIRSRNFKIVADCINSTAALALPVLFDALNIEFLLLNKEITGEFAHNPEPLPQHLTELMQVTASQHFDLGIAVDPDVDRLALVDENGNYFGEEYTLVTAADYMMQIKPGNAVSNLSSSRALGDLCALKGSSYFASPVGEAHVVKKMKETNACIGGEGNGGIILPDLHYGRDSLVGIALILSNMILQNKSLSQLRKSYPSYFMHKDKIELDPDLKYPELLTYLQKEFQNEQLNFEDGMKIDFENSWIHLRKSNTEPIIRIYTEAKTMVEAENLATSIKLKIAKF
- a CDS encoding methyltransferase domain-containing protein, producing MKEWFEEWFDTVYYYNLYYQRNENEADAFVERLVNVLKIPAYSRILDVACGNGRHALAFNQLGYDVTGIDLSFTKIRENLRFEKEDLHFYRHDMRQLFRINYFDVVLNLFTSFGYFKSHYDELNAASAIAANVKEGGLCVIDYFNAAYIRKHLLSEEKLESGGYCFLIQKQLELHWISKKICVIEEDKCSIFYEKVRLYQTHDLINLFSQFGLHIYKIFGSYQLDEYIPELSERMILVFKK
- a CDS encoding phosphatase PAP2 family protein, which translates into the protein MIKYLNHLDHELFEWIQLYMRSSMLDPFFLAFRDKNFWIPLYVFLISWVSFNFGKNTWKVFVLCIMTVIITDQMNSSVFKKYFQRDRPCNELYFKDQFVSALPCSGGYSFPSSHATNHMGVAVMIFLICGRLLGRLKWLFIFWALLIGFSQIYVGVHFPIDVLVGWLEGAFWALSLFWLSQYLNLFKINPNQSL
- a CDS encoding pyridoxal phosphate-dependent aminotransferase — encoded protein: MFKIAQRAQLMTESATLKMAQLARQMTAQGHDVINLSLGEPDFDTPEHIKQAAIQAIRDGYTKYTPVAGTLELRQAISKKFKKDNQLHYSPEEIIVSNGAKQCFANLCFALLEAGDEVVLFSPYWVSYYEIIKLAGATPVCVFADVDKDFKPSAQQLRDAISSRTRMFVFSSPCNPTGTVFSKEDMQLYADVLRDYPEILIVSDEIYEYIQFGSQHMSIGSLPDMNQRTATINGFSKGFSMTGWRLGYMGGPSDVINACIKIQGQFTSGAASFSQKAACLALESDLKPTYDMCQAFEKRRNRLLEEIKLLPEWQVNKPQGAFYVLPNVKSCFGKKYDTGIIENSDDLAIYLLQEAKVAVVNGIAFGAPDCLRISYSLSEERIVESIKRIRVALDKLV